Proteins from a genomic interval of Panthera uncia isolate 11264 chromosome C1 unlocalized genomic scaffold, Puncia_PCG_1.0 HiC_scaffold_4, whole genome shotgun sequence:
- the CC1H1orf210 gene encoding type III endosome membrane protein TEMP codes for MSEANQTTVGPSELSTASAISPGLGTGARAWPVLVGVVLGAVVLSLLIALAAKCHLCRKYRASYQHRPLPGTGKGVCPEVGEEDDDGFIEDNYIQPGAGGLGTEGSRDHFSF; via the exons ATGAGTGAGGCAAACCAAA CCACTGTGGGGCCCTCAGAGCTCTCCACAGCATCAGCCATCTCCCCTGGGCTGGGCACTGGGGCCCGGGCATGGCCTGTGCTGGTGGGCGTCGTGCTGGGGGCTGTggtcctctctctcctcatcGCGCTTGCTGCCAAGTGCCACCTCTGCCGCAAATACCGTGCCAGCTACCAGCACCGCCCGCTGCCCGGGACCGGGAAGGGTGTCTGTCCGGAGGTGGGTGAAGAAGATGACGATGGCTTCATCGAGGACAATTACATTCAGCCTGGGGCCGGCgggctggggacagagggcagcaGGGACCACTTTTCCTTCTGA